In the genome of Oncorhynchus clarkii lewisi isolate Uvic-CL-2024 chromosome 4, UVic_Ocla_1.0, whole genome shotgun sequence, one region contains:
- the LOC139407707 gene encoding claudin-18-like has translation MGTSVIQQIGFILGVLGQFFVSAATAMDMWGLQDRSFSVITSVYTYSGLWKSCVENSSGMTQCRPYFTILGLPVMLQAVRALMIVGIVLGAIGCLIAIFALKSLKMGNMEDNAKATMTLTSGVMFLLAGVCGIAGVSVFANLIVSSFRFTTYADSGYGGEGVLGGLGGSLTPRYTFGTALFVGWIGGAVLVIGGVMMCIAFRGMIPSKEKRHGYGVAYKAASQHTTVYKDGAKPRLAYDESFRAQIMNGRHSNQQYV, from the exons ATGGGCACCTCAGTGATTCAGCAAATCGGCTTCATTCTGGGTGTGTTGGGCCAGTTTTTCGTATCTGCTGCTACAGCCATGGATATGTGGGGTTTACAGGACCGGTCCTTCTCAGTCATAACAAGTGTTTACACTTACTCTGGACTCTGGAAATCATGTGTAGAAAACTCATCTGGAATGACCCAATGCAGGCCTTATTTTACCATACTAGGGCTGCCAG TTATGCTCCAAGCGGTGCGGGCACTGATGATAGTTGGGATAGTTCTGGGAGCCATCGGCTGTCTGATCGCCATCTTTGCCCTCAAGAGTCTGAAGATGGGAAATATGGAGGATAATGCCAAGGCTACCATGACACTGACCTCTGGGGTCATGTTTCTGCTTGCAG GTGTCTGTGGCATTGCTGGAGTGTCTGTCTTTGCCAACCTAATCGTGTCCAGCTTCCGGTTCACCACCTATGCAGACAGTGGATATGGAGGAGAAGGAGTACTGGGAGGACTTGGAGGATCTCTCACTCCCAG GTACACCTTTGGCACCGCCCTCTTCGTGGGGTGGATAGGCGGGGCTGTGTTGGTCATAGGAGGAGTTATGATGTGTATCGCCTTCAGAGGGATGATTCCATCAAAGGAGAAGCGACATGG TTATGGGGTGGCCTACAAAGCTGCGTCCCAACACACAACAGTGTACAAGGATGGCGCGAAACCCAGACTCGCCTATGACGAGTCTTTCAGAGCCCAGATTATGAATGGAAGACACTCCAACCAGCAATATGTGTGA